In Juglans regia cultivar Chandler chromosome 13, Walnut 2.0, whole genome shotgun sequence, the following proteins share a genomic window:
- the LOC108988943 gene encoding O-acyltransferase WSD1-like codes for MATLASESDEPLTPAGRLFVRPEMNQVIHCAVGLKNPIDIDSVIAQVRSSVMLHHPRFCSLLVRDPDGREHWRRTHIDVDRHIVVLDRPVAATESDDECSVNEYLADLSTSSGLSEDKPLWEIHLLLAHKCMIFRFHHALGDGVSLMSMLLACCRREDDPDVLPRIGSVGNRRNGMAGKGRGWWEWVYYYLRVLWGFLEMAWFSLIFVVEFILRSLWVRDRETVIAGGAGVELWPRKLATARFWLEDMKLVKKAVPNATVNDVLFGVVSSGLSRYLDRRGPNVLQDGLQMTGVSMVNLREQPGSQDLSELMKDNSGSRWGNKFGMILLPVYYHKSGTDPLQYLKTAKAMIDRKKQSLEAYFSYKIGYLVMTCLGSKVAGLLNYRIVCNTSFTISNVVGPQQTIMIGDNPITYMRANSSSLPHALTMHMVSYAGRADMQILVAKDIIPDPDFLANCFENALLEMKQAVSATCKI; via the exons ATGGCTACGCTGGCATCCGAAAGCGACGAGCCCTTAACCCCGGCGGGGCGTCTCTTCGTCCGACCCGAAATGAACCAAGTAATCCATTGTGCCGTCGGATTGAAGAACCCAATAGACATCGACTCCGTCATAGCTCAGGTGCGCAGCTCCGTCATGCTCCACCACCCCAGGTTCTGCAGTCTTTTGGTTCGCGACCCCGACGGCCGTGAACACTGGAGACGGACCCACATCGACGTGGACCGCCACATAGTCGTACTGGACCGCCCGGTCGCCGCCACCGAAAGTGATGACGAATGCTCGGTGAACGAATACTTGGCCGACTTGTCCACTAGCTCGGGACTCAGCGAAGACAAGCCGTTGTGGGAGATCCACCTGTTGCTGGCCCACAAGTGCATGATCTTCCGCTTTCATCACGCCTTGGGAGATGGGGTCTCGTTGATGTCGATGCTCTTGGCGTGCTGCAGAAGGGAGGACGACCCGGACGTGCTACCTAGGATTGGTTCTGTTGGAAACCGTAGAAATGGTATGGCAGGGAAAGGGAGGGGTTGGTGGGAGTGGGTTTACTACTACTTGAGGGTTTTGTGGGGCTTTTTGGAGATGGCTTGGTTTAGTTTGATCTTCGTGGTGGAGTTTATATTAAGGAGTTTGTGGGTCCGTGACCGAGAAACGGTTATCGCCGGTGGGGCAGGGGTGGAGCTCTGGCCGAGGAAGCTGGCAACGGCCAGGTTTTGGCTCGAGGACATGAAGTTGGTCAAGAAGGCTGTTCCTAATGCG ACCGTTAATGATGTCCTTTTCGGGGTGGTATCATCAGGATTATCAAGATATCTAGATCGTCGAGGGCCAAATG TTCTGCAAGATGGGCTTCAAATGACGGGGGTTTCCATGGTTAATTTAAGGGAACAACCAGGATCGCAG GATCTATCGGAACTGATGAAAGACAATTCGGGTTCACGGTGGGGTAACAAATTTGGCATGATTCTCCTTCCTGTTTATTACCATAAAAGTGGTACCGATCCTCTACAGTATCTGAAGACGGCTAAGGCGATGATTGATCGGAAGAAACAGTCTTTAGAGGCTTATTTCTCATACAAAATTGGGTATCTTGTAATGACCTGCTTGGGATCAAAG GTTGCTGGCTTACTCAACTACAGGATTGTCTGTAATACTAGCTTTACGATCTCAAATGTCGTTGGCCCACAACAGACGATCATGATTGGAGACAATCCTATTACTTACATGAGGGCAAATTCATCGAGCCTACCCCAT GCACTCACAATGCACATGGTGAGCTATGCAGGAAGGGCTGACATGCAAATTTTGGTGGCAAAAGATATCATCCCTGACCCAGACTTTCTTGCCAATTGCTTTGAAAATGCATTGCTTGAAATGAAGCAAGCCGTTTCAGCCACCTGCAAAATCTAG
- the LOC108988864 gene encoding probable E3 ubiquitin ligase SUD1 isoform X2, with amino-acid sequence MEIAPESPPIRGGDSLESSSSSSSPYVSSSLRGMKESEAAMTVTARYEEDEEEEDVCRICRNPGDTDNPLRFPCACSGSIKYVHQDCLLQWLNHSNARQCEVCKHAFSFSPVYAENAPARLPFQEFVVGMAMKACHVLQFVLRLGFVLSVWLLIIPFITFWIWRLAFVRSFGEAQRLFLSHLSTTVILTDCLHGFLLSASIVFIFLCATSLRDYFRHLREIGGQDAEREDEGERNGARAGRRPPGQANRNNAGDGNVEDVGAGQGVAGAGQMLRRNAENVAARWEMQAARLEAHVEQMFDGLDDADGAEDVPFDELVGMQGPVFHLVENAFTVLASNMIFLGVVIFVPFSLGRIILYYVSWIFFAASGSVLSTVLPITDTALSLANITLKNALTAVTNLSSESQENGLVGQAAEMLNSNFSGLNEASNNITSALSTDLLRGASVGVSRLSDVTTLAVGYIFIFSLVFFYLGIVALIRYTKGEPLTMGRFYGIASIAETVPSLFRQFLAAMRHLMTMIKVAFLLVIELGVFPLMCGWWIDVCTIRMFGKSMAQRVQFFSASPLASSLVHWVVGIVYMLQISIFVSLLRGVLRNGVLYFLRDPADPNYNPFRDLIDDPVHKHARRVLLSVAVYGSLIVMLVFLPVKLAMRMAPAIFPLDISVSDPFTEIPADMLLFQICIPFAIEHFKLRTTIKSFLRYWFTAVGWALGLTDFLLPRAEDNGGQENGTGDPGRQDRVQAVQLGVQDRALVAVAGVDDPNRGVLASEDLNISEDYDSDEQSDSEYGFVLRIVLLLVVAWMTLLIFNSTLIVIPVSLGRTIFNAIPLLPMTHGIKCNDLYAFIIGSYMIWTAIAGARYCIEHIRTKRAAVLLSQIWKWCGIVFKSSALLSIWIFVIPVLIGLLFELLVIVPMRVPVDESPVFLLYQDWALGLIFLKIWTRLVMLDHMMPLVDESWRIKFERVREDGFSRLQGFWVLREIVFPIIMKLLTALCVPYVLARGVFPVLGYPLVVNSAVYRFAWLGCLCISLLFFCAKRFHVWFTNLHNSIRDDRYLIGRRLHNFGEHIEESRSEVGTSLETQNSNLHGTSLIRHDQEVDVGLRLRRANQHDP; translated from the exons ATGGAGATCGCCCCGGAGTCGCCGCCTATTCGAGGCGGCGATAGTCTCGAatcgtcgtcgtcgtcttcgTCTCCTTATGTTTCGTCTTCTCTTCGAGGTATGAAGGAGAGCGAAGCGGCGATGACCGTGACGGCGAGGTAtgaggaggacgaggaggaggaggacgTGTGCCGAATCTGCCGGAACCCAGGGGACACGGATAACCCACTCCGGTTCCCGTGTGCGTGTAGCGGAAGCATCAAGTACGTCCACCAGGATTGCCTTTTGCAGTGGCTCAATCACAGCAACGCTCGCCAGTGcgag GTCTGCAAACATGCATTTTCCTTCTCCCCAGTATATGCTGAGAATGCTCCGGCAAGGCTTCCTTTTCAGGAGTTTGTAGTTGGGATGGCAATGAAAGCTTGTCATGTTCTGCAATTTGTTTTGCGCCTTGGTTTTGTCCTTTCAGTTTGGCTCCTCATTATACCTTTCATTACATTCTGGATATGGCGGTTGGCTTTTGTGAGGAGTTTTGGCGAAGCCCAGAGATTATTCCTAAGTCATTTATCCACTACAGTTATCCTTACCGATTGTCTACATGGGTTCCTACTTTCTGCTAGCATCGTGTTCATTTTTCTCTGTGCAACATCTTTGAGGGATTACTTCCGGCATTTACGGGAAATTGGAGGTCAGGATGCTGAGAGAGAAGATGAAGGGGAAAGAAATGGTGCTCGTGCTGGAAGAAGACCTCCTGGGCAAGCTAATAGGAATAATGCAGGTGATGGAAATGTTGAAGATGTGGGTGCGGGACAAGGGGTTGCAGGAGCTGGTCAAATGCTCAGGAGGAATGCAGAAAATGTTGCTGCCCGGTGGGAGATGCAGGCAGCTCGTCTTGAAGCTCATGTTGAACAGATGTTTGATGGTTTGGATGATGCTGATGGTGCAGAGGATGTGCCTTTTGACGAGCTTGTTGGCATGCAGGGCCCTGTCTTTCATTTGGTTGAAAATGCATTCACT GTTCTGGCAAGCAATATGATATTCCTTGGTGTTGTGATCTTTGTGCCTTTTTCGTTAGGTCGGATTATACTCTATTATGTATCTTGGATTTTCTTTGCTGCTAGTGGATCAGTTTTGTCTACGGTCCTGCCAATTACAGACACTGCCCTCTCCTTAGCAAATATTACATTGAAGAATGCATTAACTGCGGTTACAAATTTGTCATCCGAAAGTCAAGAAAATGGTCTGGTAGGCCAGGCTGCCGAAATGTTGAATAGTAACTTTAGTGGTCTAAATGAAGCCTCAAACAACATTACTTCAGCACTCTCAACAGATCTATTGAGAGGGGCCAGTGTTGGGGTATCACGGCTTTCTGATGTTACTACTCTTGCTGTtggatatatttttatcttttctctagTTTTCTTCTATCTTGGCATTGTTGCGTTGATTCGATACACTAAGGGTGAGCCTTTGACTATGGGGAGATTCTATGGTATTGCTTCTATAGCAGAGACAGTTCCATCTCTCTTCAGGCAGTTTTTGGCCGCAATGAGGCATTTGATGACCATGATAAAGGTTGCTTTCCTTCTTGTCATTGAACTTGGAGTGTTTCCTCTGATGTGTGGATGGTGGATAGATGTTTGTACTATAAGGATGTTTGGGAAGTCCATGGCTCAAAGAGTTCAATTCTTCTCAGCTTCTCCTTTAGCAAGCTCATTGGTTCATTGGGTTGTTGGAATTGTTTACATGCTACAAATAAGCATATTCGTCAGCCTTCTTAGAGGG GTTTTGCGTAATGGAGTGTTGTACTTTCTTCGTGATCCTGCTGATCCAAACTACAATCCATTCCGTGATTTGATTGATGACCCTGTGCACAAGCATGCTCGCAGGGTTCTGCTATCAGTTGCTGTTTATGGGAGTTTGATTGTCATGCTGGTGTTCTTACCAGTTAAACTTGCCATGCGGATGGCTCCCGCCATTTTTCCACTTGATATATC GGTGTCTGACCCATTTACTGAAATTCCGGCTGACAtgcttctttttcaaatttgcaTTCCATTTGCCATCGAGCATTTTAAATTGCGGACAAcaatcaaatcctttttaagATATTGGTTTACAGCAGTTGGCTGGGCACTTGGTTTAACAGATTTCTTATTGCCCCGAGCTGAGGACAATGGTGGTCAGGAAAACGGGACTGGGGACCCAGGAAGGCAAGATAGAGTACAGGCAGTACAACTAGGTGTACAGGATCGTGCCCTGGTGGCAGTTGCTGGTGTGGATGATCCAAATAGAGGTGTTCTTGCATCAGAGGACTTGAATATTTCAGAAGACTATGATAGTGACGAACAATCTGATTCAGA GTATGGCTTTGTACTTCGCATTGTCCTCTTGTTGGTGGTGGCATGGATGACTCTACTTATCTTCAACTCTACCTTGATAGTTATACCAGTTTCACTTGGAAGGACAATTTTCAATGCAATTCCTCTTCTTCCGATGACTCATGGCATCAAGTGTAATG ATCTTTATGCTTTCATCATTGGAAGCTATATGATTTGGACTGCTATAGCTGGTGCTAGATACTGCATTGAGCATATTAGAACAAAGAGGGCTGCAGTTTTGTTGAGCCAAATCTGGAAGTGGTGTGGCATTGTTTTCAAGAGTTCTGCACTTCTATCTATATGG ATTTTTGTTATCCCTGTATTGATTGGACTACTATTTGAGCTTTTGGTGATTGTGCCTATGCGAGTGCCCGTGGATGAAAGCCCAGTTTTCCTCCTGTATCAGGATTGGGCATTGGGTCTGATCTTTCTTAAGATCTGGACTAGACTG GTCATGTTGGATCACATGATGCCACTGGTGGACGAAAGCTGGCGAATAAAatttgagagagtgagagaagaTGGTTTCTCCAGGCTGCAAGGATTTTGGGTGTTGCGTGAGATTGTGTTCCCAATCATAATGAAGCTGTTGACAGCCTTATGTGTACCTTATGTTTTAGCCAGAGGGGTGTTTCCTGTTCTTGGGTATCCATTAGTAGTAAACTCTGCAGTCTACCGGTTTGCCTGGCTGGGATGCCTCTGCATTAGCCTGTTGTTTTTTTGTGCCAAGAGATTCCATGTCTGGTTCACCAATCTTCACAATTCCATACGTGATGATCGCTATTTGATTGGCCGGAGGCTTCATAACTTTGGGGAACACATTGAAGAGAGTAGAAGTGAGGTAGGGACTTCCTTGGAAACGCAAAATTCTAATCTGCACGGCACTAGTTTAATTAGACACGACCAAGAAGTTGATGTGGGGTTGCGGCTGAGGCGTGCTAACCAACATGATCCTTGA
- the LOC108988864 gene encoding probable E3 ubiquitin ligase SUD1 isoform X1 gives MEIAPESPPIRGGDSLESSSSSSSPYVSSSLRGMKESEAAMTVTARYEEDEEEEDVCRICRNPGDTDNPLRFPCACSGSIKYVHQDCLLQWLNHSNARQCEVCKHAFSFSPVYAENAPARLPFQEFVVGMAMKACHVLQFVLRLGFVLSVWLLIIPFITFWIWRLAFVRSFGEAQRLFLSHLSTTVILTDCLHGFLLSASIVFIFLCATSLRDYFRHLREIGGQDAEREDEGERNGARAGRRPPGQANRNNAGDGNVEDVGAGQGVAGAGQMLRRNAENVAARWEMQAARLEAHVEQMFDGLDDADGAEDVPFDELVGMQGPVFHLVENAFTVLASNMIFLGVVIFVPFSLGRIILYYVSWIFFAASGSVLSTVLPITDTALSLANITLKNALTAVTNLSSESQENGLVGQAAEMLNSNFSGLNEASNNITSALSTDLLRGASVGVSRLSDVTTLAVGYIFIFSLVFFYLGIVALIRYTKGEPLTMGRFYGIASIAETVPSLFRQFLAAMRHLMTMIKVAFLLVIELGVFPLMCGWWIDVCTIRMFGKSMAQRVQFFSASPLASSLVHWVVGIVYMLQISIFVSLLRGVLRNGVLYFLRDPADPNYNPFRDLIDDPVHKHARRVLLSVAVYGSLIVMLVFLPVKLAMRMAPAIFPLDISVSDPFTEIPADMLLFQICIPFAIEHFKLRTTIKSFLRYWFTAVGWALGLTDFLLPRAEDNGGQENGTGDPGRQDRVQAVQLGVQDRALVAVAGVDDPNRGVLASEDLNISEDYDSDEQSDSDRYGFVLRIVLLLVVAWMTLLIFNSTLIVIPVSLGRTIFNAIPLLPMTHGIKCNDLYAFIIGSYMIWTAIAGARYCIEHIRTKRAAVLLSQIWKWCGIVFKSSALLSIWIFVIPVLIGLLFELLVIVPMRVPVDESPVFLLYQDWALGLIFLKIWTRLVMLDHMMPLVDESWRIKFERVREDGFSRLQGFWVLREIVFPIIMKLLTALCVPYVLARGVFPVLGYPLVVNSAVYRFAWLGCLCISLLFFCAKRFHVWFTNLHNSIRDDRYLIGRRLHNFGEHIEESRSEVGTSLETQNSNLHGTSLIRHDQEVDVGLRLRRANQHDP, from the exons ATGGAGATCGCCCCGGAGTCGCCGCCTATTCGAGGCGGCGATAGTCTCGAatcgtcgtcgtcgtcttcgTCTCCTTATGTTTCGTCTTCTCTTCGAGGTATGAAGGAGAGCGAAGCGGCGATGACCGTGACGGCGAGGTAtgaggaggacgaggaggaggaggacgTGTGCCGAATCTGCCGGAACCCAGGGGACACGGATAACCCACTCCGGTTCCCGTGTGCGTGTAGCGGAAGCATCAAGTACGTCCACCAGGATTGCCTTTTGCAGTGGCTCAATCACAGCAACGCTCGCCAGTGcgag GTCTGCAAACATGCATTTTCCTTCTCCCCAGTATATGCTGAGAATGCTCCGGCAAGGCTTCCTTTTCAGGAGTTTGTAGTTGGGATGGCAATGAAAGCTTGTCATGTTCTGCAATTTGTTTTGCGCCTTGGTTTTGTCCTTTCAGTTTGGCTCCTCATTATACCTTTCATTACATTCTGGATATGGCGGTTGGCTTTTGTGAGGAGTTTTGGCGAAGCCCAGAGATTATTCCTAAGTCATTTATCCACTACAGTTATCCTTACCGATTGTCTACATGGGTTCCTACTTTCTGCTAGCATCGTGTTCATTTTTCTCTGTGCAACATCTTTGAGGGATTACTTCCGGCATTTACGGGAAATTGGAGGTCAGGATGCTGAGAGAGAAGATGAAGGGGAAAGAAATGGTGCTCGTGCTGGAAGAAGACCTCCTGGGCAAGCTAATAGGAATAATGCAGGTGATGGAAATGTTGAAGATGTGGGTGCGGGACAAGGGGTTGCAGGAGCTGGTCAAATGCTCAGGAGGAATGCAGAAAATGTTGCTGCCCGGTGGGAGATGCAGGCAGCTCGTCTTGAAGCTCATGTTGAACAGATGTTTGATGGTTTGGATGATGCTGATGGTGCAGAGGATGTGCCTTTTGACGAGCTTGTTGGCATGCAGGGCCCTGTCTTTCATTTGGTTGAAAATGCATTCACT GTTCTGGCAAGCAATATGATATTCCTTGGTGTTGTGATCTTTGTGCCTTTTTCGTTAGGTCGGATTATACTCTATTATGTATCTTGGATTTTCTTTGCTGCTAGTGGATCAGTTTTGTCTACGGTCCTGCCAATTACAGACACTGCCCTCTCCTTAGCAAATATTACATTGAAGAATGCATTAACTGCGGTTACAAATTTGTCATCCGAAAGTCAAGAAAATGGTCTGGTAGGCCAGGCTGCCGAAATGTTGAATAGTAACTTTAGTGGTCTAAATGAAGCCTCAAACAACATTACTTCAGCACTCTCAACAGATCTATTGAGAGGGGCCAGTGTTGGGGTATCACGGCTTTCTGATGTTACTACTCTTGCTGTtggatatatttttatcttttctctagTTTTCTTCTATCTTGGCATTGTTGCGTTGATTCGATACACTAAGGGTGAGCCTTTGACTATGGGGAGATTCTATGGTATTGCTTCTATAGCAGAGACAGTTCCATCTCTCTTCAGGCAGTTTTTGGCCGCAATGAGGCATTTGATGACCATGATAAAGGTTGCTTTCCTTCTTGTCATTGAACTTGGAGTGTTTCCTCTGATGTGTGGATGGTGGATAGATGTTTGTACTATAAGGATGTTTGGGAAGTCCATGGCTCAAAGAGTTCAATTCTTCTCAGCTTCTCCTTTAGCAAGCTCATTGGTTCATTGGGTTGTTGGAATTGTTTACATGCTACAAATAAGCATATTCGTCAGCCTTCTTAGAGGG GTTTTGCGTAATGGAGTGTTGTACTTTCTTCGTGATCCTGCTGATCCAAACTACAATCCATTCCGTGATTTGATTGATGACCCTGTGCACAAGCATGCTCGCAGGGTTCTGCTATCAGTTGCTGTTTATGGGAGTTTGATTGTCATGCTGGTGTTCTTACCAGTTAAACTTGCCATGCGGATGGCTCCCGCCATTTTTCCACTTGATATATC GGTGTCTGACCCATTTACTGAAATTCCGGCTGACAtgcttctttttcaaatttgcaTTCCATTTGCCATCGAGCATTTTAAATTGCGGACAAcaatcaaatcctttttaagATATTGGTTTACAGCAGTTGGCTGGGCACTTGGTTTAACAGATTTCTTATTGCCCCGAGCTGAGGACAATGGTGGTCAGGAAAACGGGACTGGGGACCCAGGAAGGCAAGATAGAGTACAGGCAGTACAACTAGGTGTACAGGATCGTGCCCTGGTGGCAGTTGCTGGTGTGGATGATCCAAATAGAGGTGTTCTTGCATCAGAGGACTTGAATATTTCAGAAGACTATGATAGTGACGAACAATCTGATTCAGA CAGGTATGGCTTTGTACTTCGCATTGTCCTCTTGTTGGTGGTGGCATGGATGACTCTACTTATCTTCAACTCTACCTTGATAGTTATACCAGTTTCACTTGGAAGGACAATTTTCAATGCAATTCCTCTTCTTCCGATGACTCATGGCATCAAGTGTAATG ATCTTTATGCTTTCATCATTGGAAGCTATATGATTTGGACTGCTATAGCTGGTGCTAGATACTGCATTGAGCATATTAGAACAAAGAGGGCTGCAGTTTTGTTGAGCCAAATCTGGAAGTGGTGTGGCATTGTTTTCAAGAGTTCTGCACTTCTATCTATATGG ATTTTTGTTATCCCTGTATTGATTGGACTACTATTTGAGCTTTTGGTGATTGTGCCTATGCGAGTGCCCGTGGATGAAAGCCCAGTTTTCCTCCTGTATCAGGATTGGGCATTGGGTCTGATCTTTCTTAAGATCTGGACTAGACTG GTCATGTTGGATCACATGATGCCACTGGTGGACGAAAGCTGGCGAATAAAatttgagagagtgagagaagaTGGTTTCTCCAGGCTGCAAGGATTTTGGGTGTTGCGTGAGATTGTGTTCCCAATCATAATGAAGCTGTTGACAGCCTTATGTGTACCTTATGTTTTAGCCAGAGGGGTGTTTCCTGTTCTTGGGTATCCATTAGTAGTAAACTCTGCAGTCTACCGGTTTGCCTGGCTGGGATGCCTCTGCATTAGCCTGTTGTTTTTTTGTGCCAAGAGATTCCATGTCTGGTTCACCAATCTTCACAATTCCATACGTGATGATCGCTATTTGATTGGCCGGAGGCTTCATAACTTTGGGGAACACATTGAAGAGAGTAGAAGTGAGGTAGGGACTTCCTTGGAAACGCAAAATTCTAATCTGCACGGCACTAGTTTAATTAGACACGACCAAGAAGTTGATGTGGGGTTGCGGCTGAGGCGTGCTAACCAACATGATCCTTGA
- the LOC108988866 gene encoding polyadenylate-binding protein 8-like, translated as MAQVQAQPQNAIPGANGSGGANQFVTTSLYVGDLDANVTDSQLYDLFNQLGQVVSVRVCRDLTTRRSLGYGYVNYSNPQDAARALDVLNFTPFNGRPIRIMYSHRDPSIRKSGAGNIFIKNLDKAIDHKALQDTFSAFGNILSCKVATDSYGQSKGYGFVQFDTEESAQKAIEQLNGMLLNDKQVFVGPFLRKQERESAIDKMKFNNVFVKNLSESTTEEDLNNIFGEFGIITSVIVMRDMDGKSKCFGFVNFENADDAAKAVEALNGKKVDDKEWYVGKAQKKSERENELKLRFEQSMKEAADKYQGANLYVKNLDDSIGDDKFKELFSQFGTITSCKVMRDPNGISRGSGFVAFSTPEEASRAMSEMNGKMLVSKPLYVALAQRKEDRRARLQAQFSQMRPVAMPPSVAPRLPMYPPGAPGLGQQIFYGQGPPAIIPSQPGFGYQQQLVPGMRPGGAPMPNFFMPMVQQGQQGQRPGGRRAGAVQQTQQPVPLMQQQMLPRGRVYRYPPGRALPDVPMPGVAGGMFSVPYDMGGMPLRDASLSQPIPIGALASALANATPEQQRTMLGENLYPLVEQLEPENAAKVTGMLLEMDQTEVLHLLESPEALKAKVAEAMDVLRNVQQQQAGNAADQLGSLSLNDSLVS; from the exons ATGGCACAGGTACAAGCTCAGCCTCAGAATGCGATTCCGGGAGCCAACGGTTCTGGTGGGGCCAACCAGTTCGTGACGACGTCACTTTATGTTGGAGATCTTGACGCTAACGTGACCGATTCGCAGCTCTATGATCTGTTTAACCAGCTGGGCCAGGTGGTTTCGGTTAGGGTTTGCAGGGACTTGACCACCCGCCGATCTCTTGGTTACGGCTACGTCAATTATAGCAACCCTCAAGACG CTGCAAGGGCATTGGATGTACTGAACTTCACCCCTTTCAATGGAAGGCCCATTAGGATTATGTATTCTCACCGTGACCCTAGCATTCGCAAAAGCGGGGCTGGAAACATATTTATTAAG AATTTGGATAAGGCGATTGACCACAAAGCATTACAAGATACATTTTCCGCATTTGGGAATATTCTTTCTTGCAAGGTAGCTACAGACTCCTATGGCCAGTCAAAAGGCTATGGGTTTGTTCAATTCGATACTGAGGAGTCTGCCCAAAAAGCTATAGAGCAATTGAATGGTATGCTGTTGAATGATAAGCAAGTTTTTGTTGGACCCTTCCTTCGCAAGCAGGAAAGAGAAAGTGCCATTGACAAGATGAAATTCAACAATGTCTTTGTTAAAAATCTCTCAGAATCGACAACTGAAGAAGatttgaacaatatttttggAGAATTTGGAATTATCACCAGTGTTATTGTGATGAGGGATATGGATGGAAAGTCAAAGTGCTTTGGTTTTGTCAACTTTGAGAATGCAGATGATGCCGCTAAGGCTGTTGAGGCTCTTAATGGGAAGAAAGTGGATGATAAGGAGTGGTATGTTGGGAAAGCCCAGAAGAAGTCTGAAAGGGAAAATGAATTGAAGCTTCGATTTGAACAGAGTATGAAAGAAGCAGCAGATAAATATCAAGGGGCAAATTTGTATGTTAAGAATTTGGATGATAGCATAGGTGATGATAAATTCAAGGAGCTTTTCTCTCAGTTTGGTACCATTACCTCATGCAAG GTTATGCGAGACCCTAACGGAATAAGTAGGGGATCAGGGTTTGTTGCATTCTCTACTCCTGAAGAGGCATCTAGAGCT ATGTCGGAGATGAACGGCAAAATGCTTGTGAGCAAACCTCTATATGTTGCACTTGCACAGcgaaaagaagatagaagagCTAGGTTGCAG gctcaattttctcaaatgcGGCCAGTTGCAATGCCACCGTCAGTTGCCCCTCGTTTGCCAATGTACCCCCCTGGTGCTCCAGGTCTTGGACAACAAATATTCTATGGCCAAGGTCCACCTGCTATCATTCCTTCCCAG CCTGGATTTGGATATCAGCAGCAACTTGTTCCTGGTATGAGGCCTGGTGGGGCTCCGATGCCCAATTTCTTCATGCCAATGGTTCAGCAGGGGCAGCAAGGGCAGCGTCCTGGTGGCAGGCGTGCAGGGGCTGTGCAGCAAACCCAGCAGCCAGTTCCACTAATGCAGCAGCAG ATGCTTCCAAGGGGCCGTGTCTACCGTTACCCCCCTGGGCGTGCCCTGCCCGATGTTCCCATGCCTGGTGTTGCTGGAGGCATGTTTTCTGTTCCATATGACATGGGTGGTATGCCGCTGCGTGATGCATCTTTGTCCCAGCCAATTCCCATAGGGGCTTTGGCTAGTGCCCTTGCAAATGCTACTCCAGAGCAGCAGAGAACA ATGCTGGGTGAGAACCTCTACCCACTTGTGGAACAGCTGGAGCCTGAAAATGCGGCTAAGGTTACAGGCATGCTTCTGGAGATGGATCAGACTGAGGTGTTGCACTTGCTCGAATCACCAGAAGCTCTGAAAGCAAAGGTGGCTGAGGCTATGGATGTTCTGAGGAATGTTCAGCAGCAGCAAGCTGGCAATGCAGCCGATCAACTGGGCTCATTGTCTCTGAATGACAGCCTCGTTTCCTGA